GCTGAACAGAAGGCACACTAGCTGAACACATGTAGACAAGTCCATGAGTTTGATCTGTTCTGTCTAGCCAGAAAAGGGAAAAGAATATTCTCTATTTGTGCATAATTTACTTTTTCAGTCGACCTGCCATATTCTGAAGAATATTCTCTGATTAACATTGTCTCTATATTACAGGGCCTCATCAATGCAGTGAAGAAAGTTTTCCCTGATTCAGAACATAGGCCTTTGTGTGAGACACATTTACCAGAATTTTCACAAGAAACACAAAGGGCAAACTCTGAAGAATGATCTATGGGCAGTTGCAAGGTCTACAAATATTCCAACTTGGGAAAGAAATATGGAAAAATTGAAAGTGGACAGTGAAGAAGCTTGGGCATGGGTGCAGGAATTGCAGCCTAATACATGGATTAAAGCTTTCTTCAATGATTTCCCAAAATGTGACATGCTTCTGAATAATCATTCTGAAGTATTTAACAGCTACATTCTTGAGGCTAGAGAGTTTCCTGTACTATCAATGTTGGAAACCATTTTCAGCAAAATCATGCATAGAAATGTGGCAAAGCAAAAAGAGGCAGATACATGGCCTGGTACTATTTGCCCCAAGATAAGGTAAAAAATAGATAAAATGACAGAATGGGCAAAGAATCTAGGAGCATCACATGCTGGAAATGGTGTCTACCATGTCACATCAAATGAATATGAGAAAACCTACAATGTTGACATGGTCAGCAGGCAATGTGATTGCAGGAGATGGCAACTTACAGGGATTCCTTGTCATCATGTCATTGCTTGTTGCAGAGCAGATAGACTCCAAGTGGACAAGCTTGTGCATAGTTGTTATAGCATAGACACATTCAAGAAAGCTTATGCATACAATTTGACTCCTCTTAGATCCAGGGTTCATTGGGAAAAAATGAATGGACCAATTGTGCATCCTCCAATCTACACAAAGGTCATGGGAAGACCAAAGAAGAACAGAAGGAAAACTCCAGAGGAGAAGGAGGAACATGGAGTCAAATCCATCACAAGAGCAGGTGTGACTATGCACTGCTATGTGTGTGGAAACCCCAACCATAATAAAAAAGGACATGCCAAGTGGGTATTGGATAACCTAAATGGGGCTACcaatgtggaagatgatgatgtGGATGATCCTTCTGTCATGCAGCACTTAATGCCTATCACTCCTGACCCTAGAAATGATCCAATGCATCAAATGAGAACACTGGtgcatcaaatgggccaagaggTAACTCCATGATCCATTACCAATTTTTCAATCTATGTTATTTGATTCAATGTTTCCCTGTACCAATGTGTCAACCAATGTTTCAACAGGCAGCAGCTCACTTCCCTCTACCAAGAGTGCAACAACCATTACCTGAAGAAAGTGCCTTTGTAGTGTCTGCAAGAGAGGAACTACCACCTACAAGGCTAACCACTGCAAGTGCAAgtgcaagaggaagaggaggaggaagagaagctggaTGAGGCAGAGCTAATGCACAAGCAGatagaggaagagcaagaggaagaggaggaggcagaggaggagcaaGTGaaacaggaagaggaggaggaagacaagcTGGCAGAGGAGGTGCAAGTGCAAGAGGAAGAGGGGCTGGCAGAGGAGGAGCAAGTGAAACAGGAAGAGGTAAAGGAAGGAAAAGAAAAGAGCCAAATATGGCAGAGGAGGCCAGTTCATCACAGCCAACTGTGCCAACTGCATCAAATGCAAGAAAAAGAGGTTACAACACAGGTCCAGGATCAACCTACTACTTGCTTTTTGGTGATGAGCAACCCAGAAATGAGCAACCCAGAAATGAGTTGCCTGATTTGAATGAGGCATTCCCAAGTGATAATCCTGAAGAAATTCCAATTAGTCAGACAGCACCTCAGTGATGAATTTGTAATGTTCTAACTGAATGATGTTTAGGATCATATTTATATTTGTAAACACTTGAATGCTATCAGTGCTACTGAAATGATGTTTGAACCCTACAATTTGTCTTCCTCTGTTACTGATGCCTGAATGCAAAGCAAGTACTTGTTGGTATTGAAGCAAAGATTGATATTTATTCCATAAACATAGTTGGTTACAAGCATGGTTTTCATCTAAACAAGCATGGTTACCACCTACATTTCCCAATTCTACCTCACACTGATCATAGCAACAAGCACTAAGCAGACAGAGAACAAGCACACAATTACACATTCCCTCCAATCCCTCCTTCTAAACTCCTGGCTATGTTTCTTCCGCAATTTCTTGTTCTCTGCCTTCCTCATCTCTAGCTGTAGCTCCAACCCCTTTAGCTCCATCAGCAGCAATGCATTCTCCtcttgaagtttcttcttctgctTGTTGCAACAAACAACAACCAAGTCAGAAACTGAATTTCAGTTAACACACCAATTTCAGTTAACACAGAAAATTAACTCACCAGTGTAGATGGAGACGATGATCCTCCTACTGTCGACGACTCCATTGCCCAACCATCACCATTCTTCCAGAAGTACTCACCTGTGATCGTCGCCCACGGATCTCCCTCCTTCCAGATGCGCATGTCCTCCTCCTTCAGTTTGCTGGGGGTGGTGGCGGGGGAGGCTGCCGCAGGCTGGCCACCTGAGCCTCCATGGCGCCAATCTGCTCCTCCAGGCTGACATTGCTTGGAATTGCCGGCCGCCAGCCATTGGGCTCTGCCATGGCCGCCCTCTCCTCCTCCGATGCTAGGCAGCAGTACAGGAGCATGTACTTCTGGATCAGCTTCTCGTACCTCCATTGCCGAGTCTCCTCCGCAACCCTCTCCTCTGTCGCCGCACTGCTGCCATGGCCTTCCTCCGCCACCGCATGTCGCAGCCCTCCGCGACGGCCACGAGCAGGAGCAGGTGCTGGAGCCACGGGCCTGCCCCGCCACCGCGGCCCTCCGCGACGGGCAAACCCTGGCGGCGGCGTCCGGCCCGTGCTGTCCATGCTCCCCTCCCCTTGGTCCGCCATGCATCTAGGGTTCGCCGCCGCAGAGAGGAGAGGAAAGGGGAAAGAGACGAGCGGAGAGGAGATGAAAGGGGAAAGAGACGAGCGGAGAGGAGAGGAAAGCTTCTGGTCGCGCGCGATTCTCGCATTCTGTAAGGACTTTTCTGCAAAAACGGTTTGACGGTTGACCCAGGGACGCGTGGCAGCTCCAGAGACCACTTGTATCAACGGTGCACATCCAGGACAAGTTGTTGTACCACCTGAACACACTTTTGAAGTTTTTGTATGAAAATGCACATAGGGTACAAGTTCTTGTACCTGTGGTGCAATTACCTCGGAGAAAAAAACGCAGGCAGGCACAACCCAATTGTTCGCACTTGCCTAGCGTGTCTTGCCATGCAATACTGTATAGTGCGCTAGACAAGCCATTCGCTAGAGAAATTTTTTATGGCTATGCCCACCCTTTTGTTCACCTTGAGTAGTAAAATGCTTCGTATATACTAAAAGCTTTATATGGTAGGAAAAACACTTCACGTGTAATTAGAATATCAAATTTAGTGCGTACAATACTTCGCATAGCATTAAAATGTTCCACCAATGTAATATAAAATACTCCAAATATGTAGTACAATTCTGTGGTTGTTGGGAGAGGCGCCTCCTTCGCGCCAATATGTGTCGGTGCCTCCATACAACCAGTCCAACGCTATTGCTAGATGCTGCGACAGAAAATTGCTCTTAGGTCGGTACGAATCTGTCCGATTTTCTAACTAAACGCATTATCAGTCCATAAACCATTAATCTTGTTATGTGAAGTTGTCTTGTTTTGATTGGCCAGAAAATCCGATTAGAGTAGTTGACAAATTTTAATGTTTCCAAAGGGATTACTCTCCCGTCGTTACAAAACTCAAATGTTGCGGTAATGCAAAGTTTCGCCTTGTTCTTAATAATCTCAAGAAGAATAGTAGGAGGCGGACCTTTGTTGTTCACCACTTTGGGTTTCCCTTCTTCCAAATTATCTAAGTCAGGAGCATAGTTAGCAAAACCATTGCCTTTCGATTTGGAGAAGCCTTACAAAATAACATGGTGATAGACAACGAGACATCCATAAGGGTGTCGCGCTGCAAGGCTTTGCTTTGAATGTGCCGTCCCTATTTTTTCGACTTTCCCCCATCTCCGTTTGAGAGTCCGTGAACAAAAAGAAATTTTCTGCTGTGTTGCGATTTCACTTGAAATCCAATCTTCTGTGAAACTAATTAACCTATAACAAATACGGAGTAACAATGATTTTAAACTGATCATCTTGCATCAACGCAAACCTTGTCACTTTCAGGTGTTAAAAGACGATCACCGTCAGAAATCAAGTTGCAACTTGTCCCACAATACTGCCGCTCATTGATCGCATCGAAGATGAAGTGATTTATACCTCGTTGTCTCCTCCACTATTACCTCGTACCGAAATGGCTGCCACTGAGGACGCGGTCCGGCCGCCGGCCCTGCCGTGGACGGTGCGCATCCAGCTGGCGGCGTTTTCGCTTGCGCACCGGCGCGACGGCAGCGTCCGGCGCCTCTTCTgctccctcgccgacctccacgtcgcCGCGAAGCGTCGACCGGACGCCTCGGGGGTCCGCTCCGCCGACGTCACCGTCGATGCCTCCCGCGGCCTCTGGGCGCGCGTCTTCTCGCCCTCGTCGTCGGCAGCCGACGCGCCGCTccccgtcgtcgtcttcttccacGGCGGCGGCTTCTCGCTGTTCTCTGCGGCGTCCCGCCCCTACGACGCCCTCTGCCGCCGTCTCTGCGGCGGGCTCGGCGCCGTCGTCGTGTCCGTGAACTACCGCCTCGCGCCGGAGCACCGCTTCCCGGCCGCCTACGACGACGGCGTGGACGTGCTCCGCTACCTCGACGCCCACGGCCTACCTGCCGACCTCGCCGTGCCCGTGGACCTCTCCAGCTGCTTCCTCGCCGGCGACAGCGCCGGCGGCAACATCGTGCACCACGTGGCCCAGCGCTGGACGGCAGCCATACCATCGTCATCCCCAGCCGCATCACTCCGTCTCGCCGGCATGATTCTGATCCAGCCCTTCTTCGGGGGCGAGGAGCGgacggaggcggaggtggcgctCGACAAGGTGTGCGCGTCGCTGTCGATGGGGGCGACGGACGCCTACTGGAGGGAGTTCCTGCCGGAGGGCGCCACCCGGGACCACGCGGCCGCTCGGGTCTGCGGCGAGGGCGTGGAGCTCGCTGAGGCGTTCCCGCCGGCCATGGTGGCGGTCGGCGGGCTCGACCTGCTCAAGGGCTGGCAGGCGCGGTACGTGGAGGCGCTGCGCGGGAAGGGGAAGGACGTGCGGGTGGTGGAGTACCCCGGCGCCTTCCACGGCTTCCACGCGTTCCCGGACATCCCCGACTCCGGCAAGCTCGTCAACGACGTGAAGCTGTTCGTCGACGAGCATCGGTGTACGAATTTGTGATGTAATTTGCCGTTGCTGCTTTGCTTACCGTGTATACTGTCTTGAATAAAACCTGTAGCGGtgatttttctgaaatttttctttGCCTTACTTACAAAAAAAACATTTGTTCCCTTCGTTGTCAcggcatctccaacgggacgaCGTTTGCGTTTGCGCGGTTGAAACGTCTGCACCCTGCTCCAACGGGGCGACACATAGTGACCGGACCGTTCGCCGAGACGCAACACAGCCCCAATATGTGGCACGTTTGCGTCTCCGCAGACGTTGCGTGCTCGTGCCGAGCATCATCcttttcttacccggtcccgcacTTCTGGACAGCGAAATCGACCACGCGGATTTGCTTTATTTCCCCTTTTTTGttgccctagtgcgacgccaccaccccaaccccaaCCCCACCCCCACCACCCCGCTGCAGTACACGTCGTCTGCTCGGGCCTCGCCGCGCCGGAGAACAAGATCCGAGTCGGGGTAGGATTGGGGCCAAACATCTGCCGGTtgcgccgcccacgacctgttcggtcaattgtaCCGGTAGCTTTCTTACTCATCTTTTGGACGTTATTTTGGGTGGCCATTGATCCGCAGTTGCTACCTACGCAGCTGGACATGTGGAAGATGTCAGACAAGTTCCGCGATGAGGTCATTGACTCCTCTTCAGACGAAGAGTCCAATCACACGACGCAGACCATGGCTACTGTTGCGGCCTCCATCCTCCACGAGCACAATTTCAGCCAGATGTTGGTGCACCGGGGCTCTATGAAGGGCCGCTCAAAAAACCCGCtgcgcaacagagtggaagggcaccTTCGGCTCTACAAGGACTACCACCAATCCAGTGTTCTCGGAAAAAATATTCCGGCGCCGGTACAagatgtcaagggacctgttcatggtcattctacggggcgtcaaAGACTATGACCCTTACTTCAATGCAagcccgatgcaacaggtgctCTAGGTTTCACCTCGTACCACAAATGTTTCGCAGCTATTCGCATGCTATCCTATGGAATGGCTGTTGATATATTCGACGAGTACCTTCGAATGAGTGAGAGCACCTACCTTAAGTCCATGTACCAGTTTTTCCGAGCtgtgattgccgtgttcggagaacattactgtagggagccaataCCTGAGCATTAGGCAGCTGTTTTTCTATCAACGAGTCTCAGGAATGATCGGcaacatagattgcatgcactggaagTGGAAGAACTATCCATTTGgatggtgatgtctacgggagcttctattcttgtagacagtgttgggcctccaagagcagaggtttgtagaacagcagcaagtttcccttaagtggatcacccaaggtttatcgatctccgggaggaagaggtcaaagatatccctctcatgcaaccctgcaaccacaaagcaagaagtctcttgtgtccccaacacacctaatacaataggtgcactagttcggcgaagagatagtgagatacaggtggtatgaataagtatgagtagtagcaacggcaccagaaaagtgctttgctgtccaggactggcgtgtgatggatggtggtaatattgcaggcagtacgaatgcagtagaacagtaaacaagcagcgataacagtatttaggaacaaggcctagggatcatactttcactagtggacactctcaacattgatcacataacagaataaataaatagatgctagactctacaccctcttgttggatgatgaacaccactaactatgtaggattacacgaaccctcaatgccggagttaacaagctccacaatattcgatgttcatatttaaataaccttagagtgcatgacagatcaacaaaaccaaaccaagtactaacatagcatgcacactgtcaccttcacgctacgaaaggaggcatagatcacatcaatactatcatagcaatagttaacttcataatctacaagagatcacagtcatagcctacgccaagtactacacgatgcacacactgtcaccattacaccgtgcaggaggaataaactactttaataacatcactagagtagcacacagatgaattgtgatacaaaacacattgcaatcataaagagatataaataagcacttcactatgctattcataacagtgaataagtattctgtgaaatatagcctaagagacccacacggtgcacacactgtcacctttacacacgtgggacaaggagtctccggagatcacatacgtaaaatccacttgactagcataatgacatctagattacaagcatcatcatatgaatctcaatcatgtaaggcagctcatgagattattgtattga
This region of Lolium perenne isolate Kyuss_39 chromosome 2, Kyuss_2.0, whole genome shotgun sequence genomic DNA includes:
- the LOC127331900 gene encoding probable carboxylesterase 18, giving the protein MAATEDAVRPPALPWTVRIQLAAFSLAHRRDGSVRRLFCSLADLHVAAKRRPDASGVRSADVTVDASRGLWARVFSPSSSAADAPLPVVVFFHGGGFSLFSAASRPYDALCRRLCGGLGAVVVSVNYRLAPEHRFPAAYDDGVDVLRYLDAHGLPADLAVPVDLSSCFLAGDSAGGNIVHHVAQRWTAAIPSSSPAASLRLAGMILIQPFFGGEERTEAEVALDKVCASLSMGATDAYWREFLPEGATRDHAAARVCGEGVELAEAFPPAMVAVGGLDLLKGWQARYVEALRGKGKDVRVVEYPGAFHGFHAFPDIPDSGKLVNDVKLFVDEHRCTNL